A single genomic interval of Spinacia oleracea cultivar Varoflay chromosome 6, BTI_SOV_V1, whole genome shotgun sequence harbors:
- the LOC130462941 gene encoding uncharacterized protein — MTCVATIHDSAPDYKFGKENPRNPRLKDYVLSPSGVARISEVRADPWDSASSPEAVPVKVVLPDLRTTSDPGPGTDAVPRAVPSVSSPARIDISLSRNRDQRKRKSSTLLRPSAHPKKAKADQSSEKEVVSEVMPPPKNLLHFMPLPGQKLKSVVVVEPPPVDQPLAEEDTIPSPLKPSAALGIEIQDITKVMEAIEADLVPGSDVPIVAEQKEEAADVSLEREKSPDKEMVDLTEAHVEVPEAEKEEPEQGLTRKRRHSTLGSTSTSALDRLIHADPCSDVPLKRIPEEVREAMARYARAPVLGENPMAHVGSLVGPEAARENLLRANPQWRVPGAEERNPAMMAQYYLNEAVFWSSFASECSSVEERQLRRYQEAYARDIPVLDQKAGQLMAEMVDLKQLYLQYSREAREAAEQIGAEVGKLTFQVEEDAEKIASFDRERREMAAKFASELEEKDSLLKEMTSKFEAAIKQSQEAEARLQQFIKHREIVQNQADKVPVLQLKIREKDAAIRKLEQERVDLYTADQCREQYWNGILGARRMFAKHMPHFPWNEKVPLWMRAQDHLVECQADRDEAEAERQAALAEARAQKAASEGDTTAGGSSKDAPLGDAPETPKS; from the exons ATGACTTGTGTAGCT accaTTCACGACTCTGCCCCTGATTAtaagttcgggaaggagaatcctcgtaatcctcgtttgaaggattacgtgctgtctccgtcgggtgtcgctcggatatctgaagttcgagctgatccgtgggattctgcctcttctcccgaagctgttccagtgaaagtcgtgctccctgatttgaggacaacctcggatccg ggtcctgggactgacgctgtgccgcgtgccgttccttcggtttcatctccggctcggatagatatctctttatctaggaaccgg gatcagcgcaaaaggaagagcagcactcttttgaggccttctgcgcatccgaagaaggcgAAAGCTGATCAGtcttcggagaag gaagtggtttcggaagtcatgcctcctcccaaaaacctccttcacttcatgcccttgcccgggcagaagttgaagagtgtggtggttgtggAACCGCCTCCCGTGGACCAACCGctggctgaggaagataccatcccttctccgctgaagccgtctgctgctttagggatcgagatccaggatataaccaaggtgatggaggcaattgaagccgaccttgttcctggctcggatgtccctattgtggccgagcagaaggaagaagctgctgacgtttctctcgaaagggagaaaagtccggataaggagatggtggatctcaccgaagctcacgtagaggttcccgaagctgagaaggaggaacccgagcagggtctgacgaggaagaggcgtcATTCGACCTTGGGCTCcacttcgacctcggccctggatagactgatccacgctgacccttgctcggatgttccgctgaaacggatccccgaagaGGTAAGGGAAGCGATGGCTCGCTATGCCAGagctccggttttgggggagaaccccatggctcacgtgggatctttggtgggtcccgaagctgcacgggagaatcttcttcgggccaacccgcagtggagggttcctggagctgaggagaggaacccagctatgatggcccaatattatctgaatgag gctgttttctggtcctcgttcgcttccgagtgtagctcggttgaggaaaGGCAGCTGAGGAggtatcaggaggcttatgctcgtgatatccctgtcttggaccagaaggctgggcagctcatggccgagatggtggacctcaagcaactgtaccttcagtacagtcgtgaggctagggaAGCGGCGGAacagatcggggccgaagttgggaagctcactttccaagttgaagaggatgctgaaaagatagcttccttcgacagggagaggagagaaatggctgccaagtttgcgagcgagcttgaagaaaaagacagtcttctcaaggagatgacgtctaaatttgaggcggccattaagcagagccaggaagcggaggcgaggcttcagcagtttATCAAGCACCGGGAGATTGTTCAgaatcaagctgacaaggtgcccgttctccagctgaagatccgagagaaagatgctgccattcggaagttggagcaagagagagttgacctctacactgctgatcagtgtagagagcaatactggaatggcatcctgggtgctcggcggatgttcgcgaagcatatgcctcatttcccttggaatgagaaggttccgctctggatgagggcccaggatcacttggtggagtgccaggccgatcgagacgaagctgaagctgaacgccaagctgctcttgcagaggctcgggcccagaaggcggcttccgaaggtgatactactgctgggggttcttcgaaggatgctcctctgggggatgctcctgagactcccaagagctag